A genomic region of Miscanthus floridulus cultivar M001 chromosome 3, ASM1932011v1, whole genome shotgun sequence contains the following coding sequences:
- the LOC136541681 gene encoding thaumatin-like protein 1b — MAMDGAVSDLHLIVFFAFLLSTHGATAVKFTFRNNCPETVWPATLTSSGPAFPTTGFPLPPGASVSFSGVGATWSGRVWGRYRCTATSSPGGARFSCESGDCGTGQVACNGAGGSPPATLAEFTLGGGGGGGNKLDFYDVSNVDGFNLPVEIEPAAGGRCRSTSCPADINRVCPSKLAVRAAAAAARKDGGSGDDAVVGCKSACLAFGTDEYCCRGKFASPATCRPSGYSELFKAQCPQAYSYAYDDRSSTFTCNGTVDYQLTFCPASGTRGRTALPTHGNNL, encoded by the exons ATGGCCATGGACGGAGCTGTGTCTGATCTCCATCTCATCGTCTTCTTTGCCTTCCTTCTCAGTACACATG GTGCGACGGCGGTGAAGTTCACCTTCCGCAACAACTGCCCGGAGACCGTCTGGCCGGCGACGCTGACCTCCAGCGGCCCCGCGTTCCCGACCACCGGCTTCCCCCTGCCGCCGGGAGCCTCCGTCTCCTTCTCCGGCGTGGGCGCGACGTGGTCGGGCCGTGTGTGGGGCCGCTACCGCTGCacggccacctcctcccccggcgGCGCGCGTTTCTCCTGCGAGTCCGGCGACTGCGGGACGGGGCAGGTCGCGTGCAACGGCGCCGGCGGATCCCCGCCGGCTACCCTGGCCGAGTTCACgctcggtggtggcggcggcggcggcaacaagCTGGACTTCTACGACGTGAGCAACGTCGACGGCTTCAACCTGCCCGTGGAGATCGAGCCCGCCGCCGGGGGCCGATGCCGGAGCACATCGTGCCCCGCGGACATCAACCGGGTGTGCCCGAGCAAGCTGGCGGtgagagcagcggcggcggcggcgaggaaggACGGCGGCAGTGGCGACGACGCGGTGGTGGGCTGCAAGAGCGCGTGCCTGGCGTTCGGCACGGACGAGTACTGCTGCCGCGGGAAGTTCGCGTCGCCGGCGACGTGCAGGCCGAGCGGCTACTCCGAGCTGTTCAAGGCGCAGTGCCCGCAGGCGTATAGCTACGCGTACGACGACCGGAGCAGCACCTTCACCTGCAATGGCACCGTGGACTATCAGCTCACCTTCTGCCCAGCCTCCGGCACGAGGGGTCGCACTGCACTGCCAACCCACGGGAACAACTTGTAA